Proteins encoded within one genomic window of Brassica rapa cultivar Chiifu-401-42 chromosome A09, CAAS_Brap_v3.01, whole genome shotgun sequence:
- the LOC103838474 gene encoding splicing factor U2af large subunit B isoform X1, giving the protein MSSYEANGGENKNENYVALESSPFNSLGGEDSKSRQDVEKESSRSRDRGRNSRDRDGKVDRHRRDRHSRERSERDDHHHTRSQRRRSRDREREERHRRRSRSRSRTRSERRSRSERRSRSRSRTRSKSKRVSGFDMPPPSSAMLAPTTVAAAGQVPSVPATPNIPGMFPNVLAMVPNQQLGALPLLPFQAMTQQATRHARRVYVGGLPPTANEQSIATFFSQVMSAVGGNTAGPGDAVVNVYINHEKKFAFVEMRSVEEASNAMALDGIILEGVPVKVKRPTDYNPSLAAALGPSQPNPNLNLAAVGVSSGSTGGLEGPDRLFVGGIPYYLTEDQIRELLESFGPLKGFNLVKDRETGNSMGYAFCVFQDPSVTDIACAALNGIKMGNKTLTVRRAVQGAIQPKPEQEDILLHAQQQIALQRLMLQPGGTPTKIVCLTQVVTANVLGDDKEYEDIMEDMRLEGGKFGNLVNVVIPRPSPDHDPTPGVGKVFLEYADLDSAAKARSRMNGRKFDGIQVVAVYYPENKYAQGDYEAC; this is encoded by the exons ATGAGTTCCTACGAAGCTAATGGAGGTGAAAACAAAAACGAGAATTACGTAGCTCTGGAGAGCTCGCCTTTCAATTCTCTTGGTGGCGAAGACTCCAAGTCTCGA CAGGATGTTGAAAAGGAATCTTCAAGAAGCAGGGACAGAGGCAGGAATAGCAGAGATAGAGATGGGAAGGTAGACCGCCATCGAAGAGATCGTCATAGCAGAGAACGTAGTGAGAGAGATGATCATCATCACACAAGAAGTCAAAG GAGGAGGTCTCGCgatcgagagagagaggagagacaCAGGCGACGTTCACGCTCTCGATCGAGAACCCGCTCTGAACGTAGGTCAAGGTCTGAACGTAGATCACGTTCACGGTCAAGGACACGCTCCAAGAG CAAGAGGGTAAGTGGATTCGATATGCCGCCCCCTTCTTCTGCAATGTTGGCTCCTACTACCGTTGCTGCAGCAG GCCAGGTTCCTAGTGTGCCAGCTACTCCTAATATTCCTGGGATGTTCCCCAACGTGCTCGCAATGGTCCCTAATCAG CAACTGGGAGCGCTTCCTTTATTGCCATTTCAGGCAATGACTCAGCAG GCAACTAGGCATGCTAGACGAGTCTATGTTGGTGGCCTTCCACCCACTGCAAATGAACAG TCCATTGCAACTTTCTTTAGCCAAGTGATGTCAGCGGTTGGGGGAAACACTGCTGGGCCAG GCGATGCGGTGGTGAATGTTTATATaaaccatgaaaagaagttcgCCTTTGTGGAGATGAGATCTGTTGAGGAGGCTAGTAATGCAATGGCATTAGACGGAATTATATTAGAG GGGGTTCCTGTAAAGGTGAAGAGGCCTACTGACTATAATCCATCCCTTGCTGCAGCTCTTGGTCCGAGCCAGCCTAATCCCAATCTCAACTTGGCGGCTGTTGGAGTTTCCTCGGGGTCTACTGGTGGGCTTGAGGGTCCGGACCGCTTATTTGTGGGTGGGATTCCTTATTACTTGACAGAGGATCAGATCAGGGAGCTCTTGGAGTCCTTTGGGCCGCTAAAAGGTTTCAACTTGGTTAAAGACAGGGAAACTGGAAACTCGATGGGATATGCATTCTGTGTATTCCAGGATCCTTCAGTCACAGATATTGCATGTGCTGCTCTAAACGGGATTAAGATGGGCAATAAGACACTTACAGTGAGGCGTGCAGTCCAAGGTGCGATTCAACCTAAGCCTGAGCAAGAAGATATATTACTTCATGCTCAACAGCAGATTGCTTTGCAG AGGCTTATGCTACAGCCAGGAGGCACGCCCACCAAGATTGTATGTTTGACTCAAGTGGTTACAGCTAATGTTCTTGGGGACGATAAAGAATATGAAGACATAATGGAGGACATGAGACTGGAAGGTGGAAAATTCG GTAACTTGGTGAATGTTGTGATTCCGAGGCCCAGTCCTGATCATGATCCAACACCAGGAGTTGGGAAG GTTTTCTTAGAGTATGCGGATTTGGACAGCGCAGCAAAGGCAAGATCCAGGATGAATGGAAGAAAGTTTGATGGAATCCAAGTGGTAGCTGTGTATTACCCCGAAAACAAGTATGCACAAGGCGACTACGAAGCCTGCTGA
- the LOC103838474 gene encoding splicing factor U2af large subunit B isoform X2, which translates to MSSYEANGGENKNENYVALESSPFNSLGGEDSKSRDVEKESSRSRDRGRNSRDRDGKVDRHRRDRHSRERSERDDHHHTRSQRRRSRDREREERHRRRSRSRSRTRSERRSRSERRSRSRSRTRSKSKRVSGFDMPPPSSAMLAPTTVAAAGQVPSVPATPNIPGMFPNVLAMVPNQQLGALPLLPFQAMTQQATRHARRVYVGGLPPTANEQSIATFFSQVMSAVGGNTAGPGDAVVNVYINHEKKFAFVEMRSVEEASNAMALDGIILEGVPVKVKRPTDYNPSLAAALGPSQPNPNLNLAAVGVSSGSTGGLEGPDRLFVGGIPYYLTEDQIRELLESFGPLKGFNLVKDRETGNSMGYAFCVFQDPSVTDIACAALNGIKMGNKTLTVRRAVQGAIQPKPEQEDILLHAQQQIALQRLMLQPGGTPTKIVCLTQVVTANVLGDDKEYEDIMEDMRLEGGKFGNLVNVVIPRPSPDHDPTPGVGKVFLEYADLDSAAKARSRMNGRKFDGIQVVAVYYPENKYAQGDYEAC; encoded by the exons ATGAGTTCCTACGAAGCTAATGGAGGTGAAAACAAAAACGAGAATTACGTAGCTCTGGAGAGCTCGCCTTTCAATTCTCTTGGTGGCGAAGACTCCAAGTCTCGA GATGTTGAAAAGGAATCTTCAAGAAGCAGGGACAGAGGCAGGAATAGCAGAGATAGAGATGGGAAGGTAGACCGCCATCGAAGAGATCGTCATAGCAGAGAACGTAGTGAGAGAGATGATCATCATCACACAAGAAGTCAAAG GAGGAGGTCTCGCgatcgagagagagaggagagacaCAGGCGACGTTCACGCTCTCGATCGAGAACCCGCTCTGAACGTAGGTCAAGGTCTGAACGTAGATCACGTTCACGGTCAAGGACACGCTCCAAGAG CAAGAGGGTAAGTGGATTCGATATGCCGCCCCCTTCTTCTGCAATGTTGGCTCCTACTACCGTTGCTGCAGCAG GCCAGGTTCCTAGTGTGCCAGCTACTCCTAATATTCCTGGGATGTTCCCCAACGTGCTCGCAATGGTCCCTAATCAG CAACTGGGAGCGCTTCCTTTATTGCCATTTCAGGCAATGACTCAGCAG GCAACTAGGCATGCTAGACGAGTCTATGTTGGTGGCCTTCCACCCACTGCAAATGAACAG TCCATTGCAACTTTCTTTAGCCAAGTGATGTCAGCGGTTGGGGGAAACACTGCTGGGCCAG GCGATGCGGTGGTGAATGTTTATATaaaccatgaaaagaagttcgCCTTTGTGGAGATGAGATCTGTTGAGGAGGCTAGTAATGCAATGGCATTAGACGGAATTATATTAGAG GGGGTTCCTGTAAAGGTGAAGAGGCCTACTGACTATAATCCATCCCTTGCTGCAGCTCTTGGTCCGAGCCAGCCTAATCCCAATCTCAACTTGGCGGCTGTTGGAGTTTCCTCGGGGTCTACTGGTGGGCTTGAGGGTCCGGACCGCTTATTTGTGGGTGGGATTCCTTATTACTTGACAGAGGATCAGATCAGGGAGCTCTTGGAGTCCTTTGGGCCGCTAAAAGGTTTCAACTTGGTTAAAGACAGGGAAACTGGAAACTCGATGGGATATGCATTCTGTGTATTCCAGGATCCTTCAGTCACAGATATTGCATGTGCTGCTCTAAACGGGATTAAGATGGGCAATAAGACACTTACAGTGAGGCGTGCAGTCCAAGGTGCGATTCAACCTAAGCCTGAGCAAGAAGATATATTACTTCATGCTCAACAGCAGATTGCTTTGCAG AGGCTTATGCTACAGCCAGGAGGCACGCCCACCAAGATTGTATGTTTGACTCAAGTGGTTACAGCTAATGTTCTTGGGGACGATAAAGAATATGAAGACATAATGGAGGACATGAGACTGGAAGGTGGAAAATTCG GTAACTTGGTGAATGTTGTGATTCCGAGGCCCAGTCCTGATCATGATCCAACACCAGGAGTTGGGAAG GTTTTCTTAGAGTATGCGGATTTGGACAGCGCAGCAAAGGCAAGATCCAGGATGAATGGAAGAAAGTTTGATGGAATCCAAGTGGTAGCTGTGTATTACCCCGAAAACAAGTATGCACAAGGCGACTACGAAGCCTGCTGA
- the LOC103838474 gene encoding splicing factor U2af large subunit B isoform X7 has product MFPNVLAMVPNQQLGALPLLPFQAMTQQATRHARRVYVGGLPPTANEQSIATFFSQVMSAVGGNTAGPGDAVVNVYINHEKKFAFVEMRSVEEASNAMALDGIILEGVPVKVKRPTDYNPSLAAALGPSQPNPNLNLAAVGVSSGSTGGLEGPDRLFVGGIPYYLTEDQIRELLESFGPLKGFNLVKDRETGNSMGYAFCVFQDPSVTDIACAALNGIKMGNKTLTVRRAVQGAIQPKPEQEDILLHAQQQIALQRLMLQPGGTPTKIVCLTQVVTANVLGDDKEYEDIMEDMRLEGGKFGNLVNVVIPRPSPDHDPTPGVGKVFLEYADLDSAAKARSRMNGRKFDGIQVVAVYYPENKYAQGDYEAC; this is encoded by the exons ATGTTCCCCAACGTGCTCGCAATGGTCCCTAATCAG CAACTGGGAGCGCTTCCTTTATTGCCATTTCAGGCAATGACTCAGCAG GCAACTAGGCATGCTAGACGAGTCTATGTTGGTGGCCTTCCACCCACTGCAAATGAACAG TCCATTGCAACTTTCTTTAGCCAAGTGATGTCAGCGGTTGGGGGAAACACTGCTGGGCCAG GCGATGCGGTGGTGAATGTTTATATaaaccatgaaaagaagttcgCCTTTGTGGAGATGAGATCTGTTGAGGAGGCTAGTAATGCAATGGCATTAGACGGAATTATATTAGAG GGGGTTCCTGTAAAGGTGAAGAGGCCTACTGACTATAATCCATCCCTTGCTGCAGCTCTTGGTCCGAGCCAGCCTAATCCCAATCTCAACTTGGCGGCTGTTGGAGTTTCCTCGGGGTCTACTGGTGGGCTTGAGGGTCCGGACCGCTTATTTGTGGGTGGGATTCCTTATTACTTGACAGAGGATCAGATCAGGGAGCTCTTGGAGTCCTTTGGGCCGCTAAAAGGTTTCAACTTGGTTAAAGACAGGGAAACTGGAAACTCGATGGGATATGCATTCTGTGTATTCCAGGATCCTTCAGTCACAGATATTGCATGTGCTGCTCTAAACGGGATTAAGATGGGCAATAAGACACTTACAGTGAGGCGTGCAGTCCAAGGTGCGATTCAACCTAAGCCTGAGCAAGAAGATATATTACTTCATGCTCAACAGCAGATTGCTTTGCAG AGGCTTATGCTACAGCCAGGAGGCACGCCCACCAAGATTGTATGTTTGACTCAAGTGGTTACAGCTAATGTTCTTGGGGACGATAAAGAATATGAAGACATAATGGAGGACATGAGACTGGAAGGTGGAAAATTCG GTAACTTGGTGAATGTTGTGATTCCGAGGCCCAGTCCTGATCATGATCCAACACCAGGAGTTGGGAAG GTTTTCTTAGAGTATGCGGATTTGGACAGCGCAGCAAAGGCAAGATCCAGGATGAATGGAAGAAAGTTTGATGGAATCCAAGTGGTAGCTGTGTATTACCCCGAAAACAAGTATGCACAAGGCGACTACGAAGCCTGCTGA
- the LOC103838474 gene encoding splicing factor U2af large subunit B isoform X5 has protein sequence MAGQVPSVPATPNIPGMFPNVLAMVPNQQLGALPLLPFQAMTQQATRHARRVYVGGLPPTANEQSIATFFSQVMSAVGGNTAGPGDAVVNVYINHEKKFAFVEMRSVEEASNAMALDGIILEGVPVKVKRPTDYNPSLAAALGPSQPNPNLNLAAVGVSSGSTGGLEGPDRLFVGGIPYYLTEDQIRELLESFGPLKGFNLVKDRETGNSMGYAFCVFQDPSVTDIACAALNGIKMGNKTLTVRRAVQGAIQPKPEQEDILLHAQQQIALQRLMLQPGGTPTKIVCLTQVVTANVLGDDKEYEDIMEDMRLEGGKFGNLVNVVIPRPSPDHDPTPGVGKVFLEYADLDSAAKARSRMNGRKFDGIQVVAVYYPENKYAQGDYEAC, from the exons ATGG CAGGCCAGGTTCCTAGTGTGCCAGCTACTCCTAATATTCCTGGGATGTTCCCCAACGTGCTCGCAATGGTCCCTAATCAG CAACTGGGAGCGCTTCCTTTATTGCCATTTCAGGCAATGACTCAGCAG GCAACTAGGCATGCTAGACGAGTCTATGTTGGTGGCCTTCCACCCACTGCAAATGAACAG TCCATTGCAACTTTCTTTAGCCAAGTGATGTCAGCGGTTGGGGGAAACACTGCTGGGCCAG GCGATGCGGTGGTGAATGTTTATATaaaccatgaaaagaagttcgCCTTTGTGGAGATGAGATCTGTTGAGGAGGCTAGTAATGCAATGGCATTAGACGGAATTATATTAGAG GGGGTTCCTGTAAAGGTGAAGAGGCCTACTGACTATAATCCATCCCTTGCTGCAGCTCTTGGTCCGAGCCAGCCTAATCCCAATCTCAACTTGGCGGCTGTTGGAGTTTCCTCGGGGTCTACTGGTGGGCTTGAGGGTCCGGACCGCTTATTTGTGGGTGGGATTCCTTATTACTTGACAGAGGATCAGATCAGGGAGCTCTTGGAGTCCTTTGGGCCGCTAAAAGGTTTCAACTTGGTTAAAGACAGGGAAACTGGAAACTCGATGGGATATGCATTCTGTGTATTCCAGGATCCTTCAGTCACAGATATTGCATGTGCTGCTCTAAACGGGATTAAGATGGGCAATAAGACACTTACAGTGAGGCGTGCAGTCCAAGGTGCGATTCAACCTAAGCCTGAGCAAGAAGATATATTACTTCATGCTCAACAGCAGATTGCTTTGCAG AGGCTTATGCTACAGCCAGGAGGCACGCCCACCAAGATTGTATGTTTGACTCAAGTGGTTACAGCTAATGTTCTTGGGGACGATAAAGAATATGAAGACATAATGGAGGACATGAGACTGGAAGGTGGAAAATTCG GTAACTTGGTGAATGTTGTGATTCCGAGGCCCAGTCCTGATCATGATCCAACACCAGGAGTTGGGAAG GTTTTCTTAGAGTATGCGGATTTGGACAGCGCAGCAAAGGCAAGATCCAGGATGAATGGAAGAAAGTTTGATGGAATCCAAGTGGTAGCTGTGTATTACCCCGAAAACAAGTATGCACAAGGCGACTACGAAGCCTGCTGA
- the LOC103838474 gene encoding splicing factor U2af large subunit B isoform X6 → MGQVPSVPATPNIPGMFPNVLAMVPNQQLGALPLLPFQAMTQQATRHARRVYVGGLPPTANEQSIATFFSQVMSAVGGNTAGPGDAVVNVYINHEKKFAFVEMRSVEEASNAMALDGIILEGVPVKVKRPTDYNPSLAAALGPSQPNPNLNLAAVGVSSGSTGGLEGPDRLFVGGIPYYLTEDQIRELLESFGPLKGFNLVKDRETGNSMGYAFCVFQDPSVTDIACAALNGIKMGNKTLTVRRAVQGAIQPKPEQEDILLHAQQQIALQRLMLQPGGTPTKIVCLTQVVTANVLGDDKEYEDIMEDMRLEGGKFGNLVNVVIPRPSPDHDPTPGVGKVFLEYADLDSAAKARSRMNGRKFDGIQVVAVYYPENKYAQGDYEAC, encoded by the exons ATGG GCCAGGTTCCTAGTGTGCCAGCTACTCCTAATATTCCTGGGATGTTCCCCAACGTGCTCGCAATGGTCCCTAATCAG CAACTGGGAGCGCTTCCTTTATTGCCATTTCAGGCAATGACTCAGCAG GCAACTAGGCATGCTAGACGAGTCTATGTTGGTGGCCTTCCACCCACTGCAAATGAACAG TCCATTGCAACTTTCTTTAGCCAAGTGATGTCAGCGGTTGGGGGAAACACTGCTGGGCCAG GCGATGCGGTGGTGAATGTTTATATaaaccatgaaaagaagttcgCCTTTGTGGAGATGAGATCTGTTGAGGAGGCTAGTAATGCAATGGCATTAGACGGAATTATATTAGAG GGGGTTCCTGTAAAGGTGAAGAGGCCTACTGACTATAATCCATCCCTTGCTGCAGCTCTTGGTCCGAGCCAGCCTAATCCCAATCTCAACTTGGCGGCTGTTGGAGTTTCCTCGGGGTCTACTGGTGGGCTTGAGGGTCCGGACCGCTTATTTGTGGGTGGGATTCCTTATTACTTGACAGAGGATCAGATCAGGGAGCTCTTGGAGTCCTTTGGGCCGCTAAAAGGTTTCAACTTGGTTAAAGACAGGGAAACTGGAAACTCGATGGGATATGCATTCTGTGTATTCCAGGATCCTTCAGTCACAGATATTGCATGTGCTGCTCTAAACGGGATTAAGATGGGCAATAAGACACTTACAGTGAGGCGTGCAGTCCAAGGTGCGATTCAACCTAAGCCTGAGCAAGAAGATATATTACTTCATGCTCAACAGCAGATTGCTTTGCAG AGGCTTATGCTACAGCCAGGAGGCACGCCCACCAAGATTGTATGTTTGACTCAAGTGGTTACAGCTAATGTTCTTGGGGACGATAAAGAATATGAAGACATAATGGAGGACATGAGACTGGAAGGTGGAAAATTCG GTAACTTGGTGAATGTTGTGATTCCGAGGCCCAGTCCTGATCATGATCCAACACCAGGAGTTGGGAAG GTTTTCTTAGAGTATGCGGATTTGGACAGCGCAGCAAAGGCAAGATCCAGGATGAATGGAAGAAAGTTTGATGGAATCCAAGTGGTAGCTGTGTATTACCCCGAAAACAAGTATGCACAAGGCGACTACGAAGCCTGCTGA
- the LOC103838474 gene encoding splicing factor U2af large subunit B isoform X3, whose amino-acid sequence MIIITQEVKGGGLAIERERRDTGDVHALDREPALNVGQGLNVDHVHGQGHAPRAGQVPSVPATPNIPGMFPNVLAMVPNQQLGALPLLPFQAMTQQATRHARRVYVGGLPPTANEQSIATFFSQVMSAVGGNTAGPGDAVVNVYINHEKKFAFVEMRSVEEASNAMALDGIILEGVPVKVKRPTDYNPSLAAALGPSQPNPNLNLAAVGVSSGSTGGLEGPDRLFVGGIPYYLTEDQIRELLESFGPLKGFNLVKDRETGNSMGYAFCVFQDPSVTDIACAALNGIKMGNKTLTVRRAVQGAIQPKPEQEDILLHAQQQIALQRLMLQPGGTPTKIVCLTQVVTANVLGDDKEYEDIMEDMRLEGGKFGNLVNVVIPRPSPDHDPTPGVGKVFLEYADLDSAAKARSRMNGRKFDGIQVVAVYYPENKYAQGDYEAC is encoded by the exons ATGATCATCATCACACAAGAAGTCAAAG GAGGAGGTCTCGCgatcgagagagagaggagagacaCAGGCGACGTTCACGCTCTCGATCGAGAACCCGCTCTGAACGTAGGTCAAGGTCTGAACGTAGATCACGTTCACGGTCAAGGACACGCTCCAAGAG CAGGCCAGGTTCCTAGTGTGCCAGCTACTCCTAATATTCCTGGGATGTTCCCCAACGTGCTCGCAATGGTCCCTAATCAG CAACTGGGAGCGCTTCCTTTATTGCCATTTCAGGCAATGACTCAGCAG GCAACTAGGCATGCTAGACGAGTCTATGTTGGTGGCCTTCCACCCACTGCAAATGAACAG TCCATTGCAACTTTCTTTAGCCAAGTGATGTCAGCGGTTGGGGGAAACACTGCTGGGCCAG GCGATGCGGTGGTGAATGTTTATATaaaccatgaaaagaagttcgCCTTTGTGGAGATGAGATCTGTTGAGGAGGCTAGTAATGCAATGGCATTAGACGGAATTATATTAGAG GGGGTTCCTGTAAAGGTGAAGAGGCCTACTGACTATAATCCATCCCTTGCTGCAGCTCTTGGTCCGAGCCAGCCTAATCCCAATCTCAACTTGGCGGCTGTTGGAGTTTCCTCGGGGTCTACTGGTGGGCTTGAGGGTCCGGACCGCTTATTTGTGGGTGGGATTCCTTATTACTTGACAGAGGATCAGATCAGGGAGCTCTTGGAGTCCTTTGGGCCGCTAAAAGGTTTCAACTTGGTTAAAGACAGGGAAACTGGAAACTCGATGGGATATGCATTCTGTGTATTCCAGGATCCTTCAGTCACAGATATTGCATGTGCTGCTCTAAACGGGATTAAGATGGGCAATAAGACACTTACAGTGAGGCGTGCAGTCCAAGGTGCGATTCAACCTAAGCCTGAGCAAGAAGATATATTACTTCATGCTCAACAGCAGATTGCTTTGCAG AGGCTTATGCTACAGCCAGGAGGCACGCCCACCAAGATTGTATGTTTGACTCAAGTGGTTACAGCTAATGTTCTTGGGGACGATAAAGAATATGAAGACATAATGGAGGACATGAGACTGGAAGGTGGAAAATTCG GTAACTTGGTGAATGTTGTGATTCCGAGGCCCAGTCCTGATCATGATCCAACACCAGGAGTTGGGAAG GTTTTCTTAGAGTATGCGGATTTGGACAGCGCAGCAAAGGCAAGATCCAGGATGAATGGAAGAAAGTTTGATGGAATCCAAGTGGTAGCTGTGTATTACCCCGAAAACAAGTATGCACAAGGCGACTACGAAGCCTGCTGA
- the LOC103838474 gene encoding splicing factor U2af large subunit B isoform X4, with amino-acid sequence MIIITQEVKGGGLAIERERRDTGDVHALDREPALNVGQGLNVDHVHGQGHAPRGQVPSVPATPNIPGMFPNVLAMVPNQQLGALPLLPFQAMTQQATRHARRVYVGGLPPTANEQSIATFFSQVMSAVGGNTAGPGDAVVNVYINHEKKFAFVEMRSVEEASNAMALDGIILEGVPVKVKRPTDYNPSLAAALGPSQPNPNLNLAAVGVSSGSTGGLEGPDRLFVGGIPYYLTEDQIRELLESFGPLKGFNLVKDRETGNSMGYAFCVFQDPSVTDIACAALNGIKMGNKTLTVRRAVQGAIQPKPEQEDILLHAQQQIALQRLMLQPGGTPTKIVCLTQVVTANVLGDDKEYEDIMEDMRLEGGKFGNLVNVVIPRPSPDHDPTPGVGKVFLEYADLDSAAKARSRMNGRKFDGIQVVAVYYPENKYAQGDYEAC; translated from the exons ATGATCATCATCACACAAGAAGTCAAAG GAGGAGGTCTCGCgatcgagagagagaggagagacaCAGGCGACGTTCACGCTCTCGATCGAGAACCCGCTCTGAACGTAGGTCAAGGTCTGAACGTAGATCACGTTCACGGTCAAGGACACGCTCCAAGAG GCCAGGTTCCTAGTGTGCCAGCTACTCCTAATATTCCTGGGATGTTCCCCAACGTGCTCGCAATGGTCCCTAATCAG CAACTGGGAGCGCTTCCTTTATTGCCATTTCAGGCAATGACTCAGCAG GCAACTAGGCATGCTAGACGAGTCTATGTTGGTGGCCTTCCACCCACTGCAAATGAACAG TCCATTGCAACTTTCTTTAGCCAAGTGATGTCAGCGGTTGGGGGAAACACTGCTGGGCCAG GCGATGCGGTGGTGAATGTTTATATaaaccatgaaaagaagttcgCCTTTGTGGAGATGAGATCTGTTGAGGAGGCTAGTAATGCAATGGCATTAGACGGAATTATATTAGAG GGGGTTCCTGTAAAGGTGAAGAGGCCTACTGACTATAATCCATCCCTTGCTGCAGCTCTTGGTCCGAGCCAGCCTAATCCCAATCTCAACTTGGCGGCTGTTGGAGTTTCCTCGGGGTCTACTGGTGGGCTTGAGGGTCCGGACCGCTTATTTGTGGGTGGGATTCCTTATTACTTGACAGAGGATCAGATCAGGGAGCTCTTGGAGTCCTTTGGGCCGCTAAAAGGTTTCAACTTGGTTAAAGACAGGGAAACTGGAAACTCGATGGGATATGCATTCTGTGTATTCCAGGATCCTTCAGTCACAGATATTGCATGTGCTGCTCTAAACGGGATTAAGATGGGCAATAAGACACTTACAGTGAGGCGTGCAGTCCAAGGTGCGATTCAACCTAAGCCTGAGCAAGAAGATATATTACTTCATGCTCAACAGCAGATTGCTTTGCAG AGGCTTATGCTACAGCCAGGAGGCACGCCCACCAAGATTGTATGTTTGACTCAAGTGGTTACAGCTAATGTTCTTGGGGACGATAAAGAATATGAAGACATAATGGAGGACATGAGACTGGAAGGTGGAAAATTCG GTAACTTGGTGAATGTTGTGATTCCGAGGCCCAGTCCTGATCATGATCCAACACCAGGAGTTGGGAAG GTTTTCTTAGAGTATGCGGATTTGGACAGCGCAGCAAAGGCAAGATCCAGGATGAATGGAAGAAAGTTTGATGGAATCCAAGTGGTAGCTGTGTATTACCCCGAAAACAAGTATGCACAAGGCGACTACGAAGCCTGCTGA